In one Sebastes umbrosus isolate fSebUmb1 chromosome 13, fSebUmb1.pri, whole genome shotgun sequence genomic region, the following are encoded:
- the LOC119500901 gene encoding zinc finger protein 135-like isoform X1, producing MEGYLGEEKTNTTSSTMSSSAETPTNPAGSCGEGEESLMGGQRDPHQRPDTVEKPYRRDLSFSEHLKSRQRIHPGERPHTWEQCGKSFKLSQHFKRHQWTHTGEKPSTSEQCGKSFRQSGHLKVHQQTHTEEKPCTCEQCGKSFSQSGYLKRHQRTHTVEKLCTCEQCGKSFILSATLKRHQRTHTGEKPYTCEQCGKNFSQSGHLKRHQRTHTVEKLCTCEQCGKSFILSATLKRHQRTHTVEKLCTCEQCGKSFILSATLKRHQRTHTGEKPYTCEQCGKSFSQSGHLKRHQRTHTGEKPYTCEQCGKSFILSATLKRHQRTHTGEKPYTCEQCGKSFTRSEQLKRHQRTHTGEKPYTCEQCGKSFTRSEQLKRHQRTHTGEKPWEQRGKSSLAKSFDHPHCGTNSPVRGAGTNLSRSVEGVPELSGSLNC from the exons ATGGAGGGATATCTGGGAGAAGAGAAGACAAACACCACCAGCAGCACAATGAGCTCATCAGCAGAG ACGCCCACAAATCCAGCCGGATCTTGTGGTGAGGGTGAGGAGAGTTTAATGGGAGGACAAAGAGATCCACATCAGCGTCCCGACACTGTTGAGAAACCGTACCGCCGTGACCTGTCTTTCTCAGAGCATCTAAAGTCTCGTCAGCGTATCCACCCTGGAGAAAGGCCTCACACCTGGGAGCAGTGTGGGAAGAGTTTCAAACTATCTCAACATTTCAAGCGTCATCAGTGGACTCATACTGGAGAGAAGCCCAGCACCAGTGAGCAGTGTGGGAAGAGTTTCAGACAATCTGGACATTTAAAGGTTCATCAGCAGACTCATACTGAAGAGAAGCCCTGCACCTGTGAGCAGTGTGGGAAGAGTTTCAGTCAATCTGGATATTTAAAGCGTCATCAGCGAACTCATACTGTAGAGAAGCTCTGCACCTGTGAGCAGTGTGGGAAGAGTTTCATACTATCTGCAACTTTGAAGCGTCATCAGCGGACTCATACTGGAGAGAAGCCCTACACCTGTGAGCAGTGTGGGAAGAATTTCAGTCAATCTGGACATTTAAAGCGTCATCAGCGAACTCATACTGTAGAGAAGCTCTGTACCTGTGAGCAGTGTGGGAAGAGTTTCATACTATCTGCAACTTTGAAGCGTCATCAGCGGACTCATACTGTAGAGAAGCTCTGCACCTGTGAGCAGTGTGGGAAGAGTTTCATACTATCTGCAACTTTGAAGCGTCATCAGCGGACTCATACTGGAGAGAAGCCCTACACCTGTGAGCAGTGTGGGAAGAGTTTCAGTCAATCTGGACATTTAAAG CGTCATCAGCGGACTCATACTGGAGAGAAGCCCTACACCTGTGAGCAGTGTGGGAAGAGTTTCATACTATCTGCAACTTTGAAGCGTCATCAGCGGACTCATACTGGAGAGAAGCCCTACACCTGTGAGCAGTGTGGGAAGAGTTTCACACGATCTGAACAATTAAAGCGTCATCAGCGGACTCATACTGGAGAGAAGCCCTACACCTGTGAGCAGTGTGGGAAGAGTTTCACACGATCTGAACAATTAAAGCGTCATCAGCGGACTCATACTGGAGAGAAGCCCTGGGAGCAGCGTGGGAAGAGTTCCCTTGCGAAGAGTTTCGACCATCCACACTGCGGAACAAACTCACCTGTGAGAGGTGCAGGGACGAATCTGTCACGCAGTGTAGAGGGCGTACCTGAACTGTCCGGATCTCTTAACTGTTAA
- the LOC119500901 gene encoding zinc finger protein 180-like isoform X3: MEGYLGEEKTNTTSSTMSSSAETPTNPAGSCGEGEESLMGGQRDPHQRPDTVEKPYRRDLSFSEHLKSRQRIHPGERPHTWEQCGKSFKLSQHFKRHQWTHTGEKPSTSEQCGKSFRQSGHLKVHQQTHTEEKPCTCEQCGKSFSQSGYLKRHQRTHTVEKLCTCEQCGKSFILSATLKRHQRTHTGEKPYTCEQCGKNFSQSGHLKRHQRTHTVEKLCTCEQCGKSFILSATLKRHQRTHTVEKLCTCEQCGKSFILSATLKRHQRTHTGEKPYTCEQCGKSFSQSGHLKRHQRTHTGEKPYTCEQCGKSFILSATLKRHQRTHTGEKPYTCEQCGKSFTRSEQLKRHQRTHTGEKPWEQRGKSSLAKSFDHPHCGTNSPVRGAGTNLSRSVEGVPELSGSLNC, translated from the exons ATGGAGGGATATCTGGGAGAAGAGAAGACAAACACCACCAGCAGCACAATGAGCTCATCAGCAGAG ACGCCCACAAATCCAGCCGGATCTTGTGGTGAGGGTGAGGAGAGTTTAATGGGAGGACAAAGAGATCCACATCAGCGTCCCGACACTGTTGAGAAACCGTACCGCCGTGACCTGTCTTTCTCAGAGCATCTAAAGTCTCGTCAGCGTATCCACCCTGGAGAAAGGCCTCACACCTGGGAGCAGTGTGGGAAGAGTTTCAAACTATCTCAACATTTCAAGCGTCATCAGTGGACTCATACTGGAGAGAAGCCCAGCACCAGTGAGCAGTGTGGGAAGAGTTTCAGACAATCTGGACATTTAAAGGTTCATCAGCAGACTCATACTGAAGAGAAGCCCTGCACCTGTGAGCAGTGTGGGAAGAGTTTCAGTCAATCTGGATATTTAAAGCGTCATCAGCGAACTCATACTGTAGAGAAGCTCTGCACCTGTGAGCAGTGTGGGAAGAGTTTCATACTATCTGCAACTTTGAAGCGTCATCAGCGGACTCATACTGGAGAGAAGCCCTACACCTGTGAGCAGTGTGGGAAGAATTTCAGTCAATCTGGACATTTAAAGCGTCATCAGCGAACTCATACTGTAGAGAAGCTCTGTACCTGTGAGCAGTGTGGGAAGAGTTTCATACTATCTGCAACTTTGAAGCGTCATCAGCGGACTCATACTGTAGAGAAGCTCTGCACCTGTGAGCAGTGTGGGAAGAGTTTCATACTATCTGCAACTTTGAAGCGTCATCAGCGGACTCATACTGGAGAGAAGCCCTACACCTGTGAGCAGTGTGGGAAGAGTTTCAGTCAATCTGGACATTTAAAG CGTCATCAGCGGACTCATACTGGAGAGAAGCCCTACACCTGTGAGCAGTGTGGGAAGAGTTTCATACTATCTGCAACTTTGAAGCGTCATCAGCGGACTCATACTGGAGAGAAGCCCTACACCTGTGAGCAGTGTGGGAAGAG TTTCACACGATCTGAACAATTAAAGCGTCATCAGCGGACTCATACTGGAGAGAAGCCCTGGGAGCAGCGTGGGAAGAGTTCCCTTGCGAAGAGTTTCGACCATCCACACTGCGGAACAAACTCACCTGTGAGAGGTGCAGGGACGAATCTGTCACGCAGTGTAGAGGGCGTACCTGAACTGTCCGGATCTCTTAACTGTTAA
- the LOC119500901 gene encoding zinc finger protein 180-like isoform X2, which yields MEGYLGEEKTNTTSSTMSSSAETPTNPAGSCGEGEESLMGGQRDPHQRPDTVEKPYRRDLSFSEHLKSRQRIHPGERPHTWEQCGKSFKLSQHFKRHQWTHTGEKPSTSEQCGKSFRQSGHLKVHQQTHTEEKPCTCEQCGKSFSQSGYLKRHQRTHTVEKLCTCEQCGKSFILSATLKRHQRTHTGEKPYTCEQCGKNFSQSGHLKRHQRTHTVEKLCTCEQCGKSFILSATLKRHQRTHTVEKLCTCEQCGKSFILSATLKRHQRTHTGEKPYTCEQCGKSFSQSGHLKRHQRTHTGEKPYTCEQCGKSFTRSEQLKRHQRTHTGEKPYTCEQCGKSFTRSEQLKRHQRTHTGEKPWEQRGKSSLAKSFDHPHCGTNSPVRGAGTNLSRSVEGVPELSGSLNC from the exons ATGGAGGGATATCTGGGAGAAGAGAAGACAAACACCACCAGCAGCACAATGAGCTCATCAGCAGAG ACGCCCACAAATCCAGCCGGATCTTGTGGTGAGGGTGAGGAGAGTTTAATGGGAGGACAAAGAGATCCACATCAGCGTCCCGACACTGTTGAGAAACCGTACCGCCGTGACCTGTCTTTCTCAGAGCATCTAAAGTCTCGTCAGCGTATCCACCCTGGAGAAAGGCCTCACACCTGGGAGCAGTGTGGGAAGAGTTTCAAACTATCTCAACATTTCAAGCGTCATCAGTGGACTCATACTGGAGAGAAGCCCAGCACCAGTGAGCAGTGTGGGAAGAGTTTCAGACAATCTGGACATTTAAAGGTTCATCAGCAGACTCATACTGAAGAGAAGCCCTGCACCTGTGAGCAGTGTGGGAAGAGTTTCAGTCAATCTGGATATTTAAAGCGTCATCAGCGAACTCATACTGTAGAGAAGCTCTGCACCTGTGAGCAGTGTGGGAAGAGTTTCATACTATCTGCAACTTTGAAGCGTCATCAGCGGACTCATACTGGAGAGAAGCCCTACACCTGTGAGCAGTGTGGGAAGAATTTCAGTCAATCTGGACATTTAAAGCGTCATCAGCGAACTCATACTGTAGAGAAGCTCTGTACCTGTGAGCAGTGTGGGAAGAGTTTCATACTATCTGCAACTTTGAAGCGTCATCAGCGGACTCATACTGTAGAGAAGCTCTGCACCTGTGAGCAGTGTGGGAAGAGTTTCATACTATCTGCAACTTTGAAGCGTCATCAGCGGACTCATACTGGAGAGAAGCCCTACACCTGTGAGCAGTGTGGGAAGAGTTTCAGTCAATCTGGACATTTAAAG CGTCATCAGCGGACTCATACTGGAGAGAAGCCCTACACCTGTGAGCAGTGTGGGAAGAGTTTCACACGATCTGAACAATTAAAGCGTCATCAGCGGACTCATACTGGAGAGAAGCCCTACACCTGTGAGCAGTGTGGGAAGAGTTTCACACGATCTGAACAATTAAAGCGTCATCAGCGGACTCATACTGGAGAGAAGCCCTGGGAGCAGCGTGGGAAGAGTTCCCTTGCGAAGAGTTTCGACCATCCACACTGCGGAACAAACTCACCTGTGAGAGGTGCAGGGACGAATCTGTCACGCAGTGTAGAGGGCGTACCTGAACTGTCCGGATCTCTTAACTGTTAA
- the LOC119500901 gene encoding oocyte zinc finger protein XlCOF26-like isoform X4, with protein sequence MEGYLGEEKTNTTSSTMSSSAETPTNPAGSCGEGEESLMGGQRDPHQRPDTVEKPYRRDLSFSEHLKSRQRIHPGERPHTWEQCGKSFKLSQHFKRHQWTHTGEKPSTSEQCGKSFRQSGHLKVHQQTHTEEKPCTCEQCGKSFSQSGYLKRHQRTHTVEKLCTCEQCGKSFILSATLKRHQRTHTGEKPYTCEQCGKNFSQSGHLKRHQRTHTVEKLCTCEQCGKSFILSATLKRHQRTHTVEKLCTCEQCGKSFILSATLKRHQRTHTGEKPYTCEQCGKSFSQSGHLKRHQRTHTGEKPYTCEQCGKSFTRSEQLKRHQRTHTGEKPWEQRGKSSLAKSFDHPHCGTNSPVRGAGTNLSRSVEGVPELSGSLNC encoded by the exons ATGGAGGGATATCTGGGAGAAGAGAAGACAAACACCACCAGCAGCACAATGAGCTCATCAGCAGAG ACGCCCACAAATCCAGCCGGATCTTGTGGTGAGGGTGAGGAGAGTTTAATGGGAGGACAAAGAGATCCACATCAGCGTCCCGACACTGTTGAGAAACCGTACCGCCGTGACCTGTCTTTCTCAGAGCATCTAAAGTCTCGTCAGCGTATCCACCCTGGAGAAAGGCCTCACACCTGGGAGCAGTGTGGGAAGAGTTTCAAACTATCTCAACATTTCAAGCGTCATCAGTGGACTCATACTGGAGAGAAGCCCAGCACCAGTGAGCAGTGTGGGAAGAGTTTCAGACAATCTGGACATTTAAAGGTTCATCAGCAGACTCATACTGAAGAGAAGCCCTGCACCTGTGAGCAGTGTGGGAAGAGTTTCAGTCAATCTGGATATTTAAAGCGTCATCAGCGAACTCATACTGTAGAGAAGCTCTGCACCTGTGAGCAGTGTGGGAAGAGTTTCATACTATCTGCAACTTTGAAGCGTCATCAGCGGACTCATACTGGAGAGAAGCCCTACACCTGTGAGCAGTGTGGGAAGAATTTCAGTCAATCTGGACATTTAAAGCGTCATCAGCGAACTCATACTGTAGAGAAGCTCTGTACCTGTGAGCAGTGTGGGAAGAGTTTCATACTATCTGCAACTTTGAAGCGTCATCAGCGGACTCATACTGTAGAGAAGCTCTGCACCTGTGAGCAGTGTGGGAAGAGTTTCATACTATCTGCAACTTTGAAGCGTCATCAGCGGACTCATACTGGAGAGAAGCCCTACACCTGTGAGCAGTGTGGGAAGAGTTTCAGTCAATCTGGACATTTAAAG CGTCATCAGCGGACTCATACTGGAGAGAAGCCCTACACCTGTGAGCAGTGTGGGAAGAG TTTCACACGATCTGAACAATTAAAGCGTCATCAGCGGACTCATACTGGAGAGAAGCCCTGGGAGCAGCGTGGGAAGAGTTCCCTTGCGAAGAGTTTCGACCATCCACACTGCGGAACAAACTCACCTGTGAGAGGTGCAGGGACGAATCTGTCACGCAGTGTAGAGGGCGTACCTGAACTGTCCGGATCTCTTAACTGTTAA